From Brassica oleracea var. oleracea cultivar TO1000 chromosome C3, BOL, whole genome shotgun sequence, a single genomic window includes:
- the LOC106331998 gene encoding caffeoylshikimate esterase-like isoform X1: MQASETDNIMYEESFIKNTRGMKLFTCKWLPANQEPKALIFICHGYAMECSITMNSTARRLVKAGFGVYGMDYEGHGKSDGLGAYVPNFDHLVDDVSTHYTSICEREENKGKRRFLLGESMGGAVLLLLHRKKPEFWDGAVLVAPMCKIAEEMKPSPLVISILSKLSGVIPTWKIIPGQDIIETAFKQPEIRKQVRENPYCYKGRPRLKTAYELLRVSTDLEKRLNEVSLPFLVLHGEDDKVTDKAVSRELYETASSSDKTFKLYPGMWHGLLYGETPENIEIVFADIIGWLDKRASDGHGGFESEIKRENDAFQLKE, translated from the exons ATGCAGGCAAGTGAAACAGATAACATCATGTATGAAGAG AGTTTCATTAAGAACACTCGAGGAATGAAGCTATTCACGTGCAAGTGGTTACCAGCAAATCAAGAGCCAAAGGCTTTAATCTTCATCTGCCATGGATATGCAATGGAGTGCAGCATCACCATGAACA GTACTGCAAGGAGGCTTGTGAAGGCAGGATTTGGAGTGTATGGGATGGATTATGAAGGACATGGCAAATCTGATGGACTTGGCGCTTATGTTCCAAACTTTGACCATCTCGTTGATGATGTCTCTACACACTACACATCAATTTGCG AGAGAGAAGAGAATAAAGGGAAGAGGAGGTTTCTGCTAGGAGAATCAATGGGCGGGGCAGTGCTTTTGTTGTTACACAGAAAGAAGCCTGAGTTTTGGGATGGGGCCGTCTTGGTTGCTCCAATGTGTAAG ATCGCAGAAGAAATGAAACCAAGCCCTTTGGTGATTTCGATATTGTCGAAGCTAAGCGGGGTTATACCCACATGGAAAATCATCCCTGGCCAAGATATTATTGAGACTGCTTTTAAACAGCCAGAAATCAGGAAACAG GTTAGAGAAAATCCTTACTGCTACAAAGGACGTCCACGTTTGAAGACTGCTTATGAGCTCTTGAGGGTTAGCACCGATCTTGAGAAGAGACTTAATGAG GTTTCGTTACCGTTCTTGGTGTTGCATGGAGAAGACGACAAAGTCACGGACAAAGCAGTGAGTAGAGAACTTTACGAGACTGCGTCGAGTTCAGACAAGACTTTCAAGTTGTACCCTGGGATGTGGCATGGTTTACTGTATGGTGAGACACCAGAGAACATTGAGATTGTTTTTGCTGACATCATTGGTTGGTTGGACAAGAGAGCTTCTGATGGACATGGAGGGTTTGAATCCGAGATTAAACGTGAAAATGATGCTTTCCAATTGAAAGAGTAG
- the LOC106328521 gene encoding uncharacterized protein LOC106328521, which produces MESKEIRSSVFAKTVRFNGVSQPLHHVKARSFDFGFKVVPTKELCRVYLRKTELLASKGIIDSRAKPPHSQNYVEKPKQRRFGGRFDLQNFNLKSKKLRQHTNAEKKESSPRRFSPLGFGSDSQLRDSRRKGQYIVTPEKKKPNEMSKICNVTTTTTLVQKKDGAVTVREAGSKLIVSTSRRDSVLSLERNRFAQDVKFRHASPPGSISKDESEDSSDCSISSSPGCQTEEAHQPSPVSVLEPIFNDDMLEDDSEELPYLDLRGIEKQLDDLKTESDSYSDGSGMEVSSDDEESVIASETEDSEQVRLLDTQERRESSYIDDILSEVSLMDRNWVPDTLTFKVFEKMEKKYYIETSWKRSERRILFDRVSSALVEILESFTATPTWKKPLSRRLGVGLSTCGLKQELCKVLAKQEKRAKKESFNKVAVIDLDEWFKLEDDDDESVVCELESMIVDELLLEVFM; this is translated from the exons ATGGAGTCTAAGGAGATTAGATCCTCTGTTTTCGCCAAAACGGTGCGTTTCAATGGGGTATCTCAACCTCTGCATCACGTAAAGGCGAGATCTTTTGATTTTGGTTTCAAGGTGGTTCCAACGAAGGAGCTGTGTCGAGTTTATCTACGCAAAACAGAGTTGTTAGCCTCCAAGGGTATCATTGATTCACGAGCTAAGCCTCCTCACTCTCAGAACTACGTTGAGAAGCCAAAACAGAGGAGATTTGGTGGGAGATTTGATCTACAAAACTTCAACTTGAAGTCGAAGAAGCTGAGACAACACACAAATGCTGAGAAGAAAGAGAGTTCTCCGAGACGTTTCTCTCCTCTTGGTTTCGGTAGTGACTCTCAGTTGCGAGATAGTAGAAGGAAAGGTCAATACATTGTCACCCCTGAGAAGAAGAAACCAAATGAAATGAGTAAAATTTGTAATGTCACTACTACTACTACATTGGTTCAGAAGAAGGATGGAGCTGTGACTGTGAGAGAAGCTGGTTCTAAGTTGATTGTTAGTACCTCTAGGAGGGACTCAGTGTTGAGTTTGGAGCGGAACAGATTCGCACAAGATGTCAAGTTCAGACATGCATCTCCTCCAGGTTCCATTAGCAAG GATGAAAGTGAGGATTCATCAGACTGCTCCATTTCATCTTCTCCTGGATGTCAGACGGAAGAAGCTCATCAACCTAGTCCTGTTTCTGTTCTTGAGCCTATTTTCAACGACGATATGTTAGAGGACGACAGTGAAGAGCTTCCTTATCTTGATCTTCGTG GTATAGAGAAGCAGCTTGACGACCTGAAAACTGAATCAGATAGTTATTCAGATGGGAGTGGGATGGAAGTATCAAGCGATGATGAGGAGTCTGTGATTGCTTCTGAAACCGAGGACAGTGAACAAGTCAGGCTCTTGGATACTCAAGAAAGGAGAGAGTCTTCTTACATTGATGATATCTTGTCTGAAGTTTCACTTATGGACAGGAACTGGGTTCCTGACACTCTTACCTTCAAGGTCTTCGAGAAGATGGAGAAAAAGTATTACATTGAGACATCATGGAAGAGGTCCGAAAGAAGGATTCTGTTTGACAGAGTCAGTTCAGCTCTGGTAGAGATTCTAGAATCTTTTACAGCTACACCAACCTGGAAGAAACCTCTCTCAAGGAGGCTTGGCGTTGGACTAAGCACATGTGGACTGAAACAAGAACTATGCAAAGTACTTGCCAAGCAAGAGAAGCGAGCCAAGAAGGAATCATTCAACAAAGTGGCGGTAATAGACCTTGATGAGTGGTTCAAACTTGAAGATGATGATGATGAGTCAGTGGTTTGTGAGTTAGAAAGTATGATAGTTGATGAGTTGTTGCTTGAAGTCTTCATGTAG
- the LOC106335202 gene encoding probable receptor-like protein kinase At2g39360: MISLKFSTLLVLTVLCFSRVSSASSDTFFINCGSPENATVNNRTFVSDSNLGREINLSTGGVSVTTTESNSLPPGTESTLFQTARVFSNESTYRFTINQHGWFLIRLYFQPFASSSPRDLTSARFSVSSQNFTLFRHNKPSTTSVVKEYTLKISATTLSLHFRPETGSFAFVNALEVFRLPENLLPEEAGLISTTTKSRKLSAHAMETVSRINMGNLSVSRGQDKLWRQWDADSTYMGVAHFGLPVTNLKAVNFSAGGNITEDIAPVYVYGTATRLNSDLDPTNNANLTWTFKVDPGFDYFLRFHFCNIIVDPFGIEREISFNIYVNSERVESIDMSAEVANDTFGAPSFVDAVMRKVNKGSLNLSIGGVQNVYPVSFINGFEIMKLSNEKKSLDASDAVLPKGKKSSKPSIGLIAGVSAALCVALVFGVVLLSFCIRRRRRRRRRKIDEEIKQQNETGESLIFSSSKIGYRYPLALIKEATDDFNESLVIGVGGFGKVYKGVLRDKTEIAVKRAAPKSRQGLAEFKTEIEMLSQFRHRHLVSLIGYCDENSEMIIVYEYMEKGTLKDHLYDSENQRLSWRQRLEICVGAARGLHYLHTGSTRAVIHRDVKSANILLDESFMAKVADFGLSKTGPDLDQTHVSTAVKGSFGYLDPEYLTRQQLTEKSDVYSFGVVMLEVLCGRPVIDPSLPREKVNLIEWAMKLVKKGKMEEIVDPFLDGKVKLEEVKKYCELTEKCLAQDGVERPTMGDLLWNLEFMLQVQAKDEKAAMVDDGPEASVVGSTVQFSVNGMGDIEGVSMSKVFARMVVGEETRERD; this comes from the coding sequence ATGATAAGCCTAAAGTTCTCAACTTTATTAGTTCTAACTGTCCTCTGTTTTTCACGGGTCTCCTCTGCTTCTTCCGATACTTTCTTCATCAACTGTGGATCGCCGGAGAATGCAACAGTCAACAACCGAACCTTCGTATCCGACAGCAACCTCGGTCGGGAAATCAACCTTTCCACGGGAGGAGTCTCCGTCACAACCACCGAATCCAACTCCCTTCCTCCAGGAACAGAGTCGACTCTGTTTCAGACGGCGAGAGTCTTCTCCAACGAATCAACTTACCGATTCACAATCAACCAACACGGATGGTTCTTGATTCGTCTCTACTTCCAACCCTTCGCCTCATCTTCCCCCCGAGATCTAACCTCAGCTAGATTCTCCGTTTCGTCTCAGAACTTCACTCTGTTCCGACACAACAAACCTTCAACGACCTCTGTTGTGAAAGAATACACTTTAAAAATCTCCGCCACCACTCTCTCTCTCCACTTCCGTCCCGAAACAGGCTCCTTCGCCTTCGTCAACGCCTTGGAAGTCTTCAGACTTCCAGAGAATCTCCTCCCCGAAGAAGCAGGACTCATTAGTACGACGACGAAGAGTCGCAAACTCAGCGCTCACGCCATGGAGACGGTCTCTCGGATAAACATGGGGAACTTGAGCGTCTCTCGCGGCCAAGACAAGCTATGGAGGCAATGGGATGCTGACTCTACCTACATGGGAGTAGCTCATTTTGGTCTCCCTGTGACCAACCTCAAAGCTGTTAACTTCAGCGCTGGTGGCAACATAACAGAGGACATTGCGCCTGTTTACGTCTACGGAACCGCCACGAGGTTGAACTCCGATCTTGATCCAACCAACAACGCAAATCTAACGTGGACGTTCAAAGTCGACCCTGGTTTCGATTACTTTCTCCGGTTCCACTTCTGTAACATCATAGTGGACCCTTTTGGAATCGAGCGTGAGATAAGCTTTAACATATATGTGAACTCGGAGAGAGTTGAGTCCATTGATATGTCGGCAGAGGTTGCTAATGACACCTTTGGAGCTCCTTCTTTCGTCGATGCAGTGATGAGGAAGGTGAATAAAGGGTCCTTGAACCTTTCTATTGGTGGAGTTCAGAATGTTTACCCTGTTTCTTTCATTAACGGGTTTGAGATTATGAAGCTTAGCAATGAGAAGAAGAGTCTTGACGCTTCTGATGCTGTTTTGCCGAAGGGTAAAAAGAGTTCCAAACCCAGTATTGGATTGATAGCTGGAGTATCTGCAGCTCTGTGTGTTGCTTTAGTGTTTGGTGTGGTTTTACTTTCTTTCTGCATAAGGAGAAGAAGAAGAAGAAGAAGAAGAAAAATAGATGAGGAGATTAAGCAGCAGAACGAAACAGGTGAGAGCTTGATCTTTTCGAGCTCGAAGATCGGTTATCGATACCCTTTAGCTTTAATCAAAGAAGCAACTGATGACTTTAACGAAAGTCTAGTGATTGGAGTTGGTGGGTTTGGTAAAGTCTACAAAGGTGTCTTGAGAGACAAGACCGAGATAGCCGTGAAGCGCGCTGCTCCAAAATCTCGCCAAGGCTTAGCAGAGTTCAAGACAGAGATCGAAATGCTGTCTCAGTTCAGACACAGGCACTTGGTTTCTTTGATTGGGTACTGTGATGAGAACAGTGAGATGATCATTGTGTATGAGTATATGGAGAAAGGAACGCTTAAGGATCATCTGTATGACTCGGAGAATCAAAGACTGAGTTGGAGACAGAGGCTTGAGATATGTGTTGGTGCAGCTAGAGGGCTTCACTATCTCCACACAGGGTCAACAAGAGCGGTCATACACCGCGACGTGAAGTCGGCTAATATTTTATTAGATGAGAGTTTCATGGCCAAAGTTGCGGATTTTGGATTGTCTAAGACTGGTCCTGATCTGGACCAGACTCATGTGAGTACCGCGGTTAAAGGAAGCTTTGGTTATCTTGATCCTGAGTACTTGACAAGACAGCAGTTGACTGAGAAGTCAGATGTTTACTCTTTCGGTGTGGTGATGCTTGAAGTACTATGCGGGAGACCGGTCATTGATCCATCTCTTCCGAGAGAGAAAGTGAATTTGATCGAATGGGCGATGAAGTTGGTGAAGAAAGGGAAGATGGAAGAGATCGTAGACCCTTTTCTTGATGGGAAGGTGAAGCTTGAGGAGGTGAAGAAGTACTGTGAGTTAACGGAGAAGTGTCTAGCTCAAGATGGAGTTGAGAGGCCAACAATGGGAGACTTGTTGTGGAACCTAGAGTTCATGCTTCAGGTCCAAGCGAAAGACGAGAAAGCAGCAATGGTGGATGATGGTCCAGAGGCTAGTGTTGTGGGGTCAACGGTGCAGTTTAGTGTGAATGGAATGGGAGATATAGAAGGGGTCTCAATGAGTAAGGTTTTCGCGCGAATGGTGGTGGGAGAAGAAACGAGAGAAAGAGATTGA
- the LOC106331998 gene encoding caffeoylshikimate esterase-like isoform X2 — MASETDNIMYEESFIKNTRGMKLFTCKWLPANQEPKALIFICHGYAMECSITMNSTARRLVKAGFGVYGMDYEGHGKSDGLGAYVPNFDHLVDDVSTHYTSICEREENKGKRRFLLGESMGGAVLLLLHRKKPEFWDGAVLVAPMCKIAEEMKPSPLVISILSKLSGVIPTWKIIPGQDIIETAFKQPEIRKQVRENPYCYKGRPRLKTAYELLRVSTDLEKRLNEVSLPFLVLHGEDDKVTDKAVSRELYETASSSDKTFKLYPGMWHGLLYGETPENIEIVFADIIGWLDKRASDGHGGFESEIKRENDAFQLKE, encoded by the exons ATG GCAAGTGAAACAGATAACATCATGTATGAAGAG AGTTTCATTAAGAACACTCGAGGAATGAAGCTATTCACGTGCAAGTGGTTACCAGCAAATCAAGAGCCAAAGGCTTTAATCTTCATCTGCCATGGATATGCAATGGAGTGCAGCATCACCATGAACA GTACTGCAAGGAGGCTTGTGAAGGCAGGATTTGGAGTGTATGGGATGGATTATGAAGGACATGGCAAATCTGATGGACTTGGCGCTTATGTTCCAAACTTTGACCATCTCGTTGATGATGTCTCTACACACTACACATCAATTTGCG AGAGAGAAGAGAATAAAGGGAAGAGGAGGTTTCTGCTAGGAGAATCAATGGGCGGGGCAGTGCTTTTGTTGTTACACAGAAAGAAGCCTGAGTTTTGGGATGGGGCCGTCTTGGTTGCTCCAATGTGTAAG ATCGCAGAAGAAATGAAACCAAGCCCTTTGGTGATTTCGATATTGTCGAAGCTAAGCGGGGTTATACCCACATGGAAAATCATCCCTGGCCAAGATATTATTGAGACTGCTTTTAAACAGCCAGAAATCAGGAAACAG GTTAGAGAAAATCCTTACTGCTACAAAGGACGTCCACGTTTGAAGACTGCTTATGAGCTCTTGAGGGTTAGCACCGATCTTGAGAAGAGACTTAATGAG GTTTCGTTACCGTTCTTGGTGTTGCATGGAGAAGACGACAAAGTCACGGACAAAGCAGTGAGTAGAGAACTTTACGAGACTGCGTCGAGTTCAGACAAGACTTTCAAGTTGTACCCTGGGATGTGGCATGGTTTACTGTATGGTGAGACACCAGAGAACATTGAGATTGTTTTTGCTGACATCATTGGTTGGTTGGACAAGAGAGCTTCTGATGGACATGGAGGGTTTGAATCCGAGATTAAACGTGAAAATGATGCTTTCCAATTGAAAGAGTAG
- the LOC106333214 gene encoding B3 domain-containing protein REM9-like yields MANPHEPHFLKPLLPGFHSGITIPLGFFSKHIERKTNQKTWKLRSDASDKIWEVIQEGMRLTGGWKDFATAHDLRIGDIVIFKHEGDMVFHVTPFGPSCCEIQYTDPDINKEEADAGDADDNEITHIASSSRMI; encoded by the exons ATGGCGAATCCACATGAACCTCATTTCTTAAAGCCTCTGCTTCCTGGTTTCCACAGTGGCATC ACAATACCACTTGGCTTCTTCTCAAAGCACATAGAAAGGAAGACGAACCAGAAAACATGGAAACTAAGATCGGACGCTTCAGATAAAATTTGGGAAGTGATACAAGAAGGCATGAGACTCACCGGAGGTTGGAAAGATTTCGCCACAGCACATGACCTTCGAATCGGTGACATTGTCATCTTCAAACACGAAGGAGACATGGTGTTTCATGTCACTCCTTTTGGTCCTAGCTGTTGTGAGATTCAGTATACAGATCCTGACATCAACAAGGAAGAAGCCGACGCGGGTGATGCTGATGACAATGAGATTA CTCACATTGCTTCTAGCTCACGGATGATTTAG
- the LOC106335938 gene encoding protein FAR1-RELATED SEQUENCE 5, with the protein MDNEEVLDFDVDDDGIDIEPNDMLDDTTYFPDGDLEPYEGLEFESEESAKAFYNSYARRIGFSTRVSSSRRSRRDGAIIQRQFVCAKEGFRNMNEKRTKDREIKRPRTITRVGCKASLSVKMHDSSGKWAVSGFVKEHNHELVPPDQVHCLRSHRQISGPAKALIDTLQAAGMGPRRIMSALIKEYGGISKVGFTEVDCRNYMRNNRHKSIQGEIQLLLDYLRQMNAHNPTFFYSLQGSSEDVGNVFWADPKAITDFTYFGDTVTFDTTYRSNRYRLPFAPFTGVNHHGQPILFGCAFIVNENEASFVWLFKTWLAAMSGHSPVSITTDHDAVIRAAVMQVFPEARHRFCKWHIFKKCQEKLSHVFLRHPSFESDLHKTVNLTDSVEDFESCWFSLLDKYELRDHDWLRALYSDRRQWVPVYLRDTFFAEMSSTQRSDSINSYFDGYINASTNLSQFFKLYEKALESRLEKEVKADYDTMNSPPVLKTPSPMEKQASELYTRKLFTRFQEELVGTLTFMASKADDDGDLGTYQVAKYGETNKALCVKFNILEMRANCSCQMFEFSGIVCRHILAVFRVTNLLTLPPYYILKRWTRNAKSSVIFDDYGLHAYDNYLESHTVRYNTLRHKAFSFVQEAGKSLYTCDVALVALQEAAKTVSLEMKNEVRRTMANGHVKGSSASGGEQVLRNEDSQQDEPEDEMDKKIIELRNELELANRRCEAYRTNLLSVLKEMEDQKLQVSIKVQNIKISLKDSL; encoded by the exons ATGGACAACGAAGAAGTGCTCGACTTCGACGTAGACGACGACGGCATCGACATCGAGCCCAACGACATGCTCGACGACACCACCTACTTCCCCGACGGCGACCTGGAGCCATACGAGGGCCTCGAGTTCGAGTCCGAGGAATCCGCCAAAGCCTTCTACAACTCCTACGCCCGCCGCATCGGGTTCAGCACACGCGTCAGCTCCTCCCGCCGCTCCCGCCGCGACGGCGCCATCATCCAGAGACAATTCGTCTGCGCCAAAGAAGGCTTCAGGAACATGAACGAGAAACGCACCAAGGACAGAGAGATCAAACGTCCCAGGACCATCACCAGAGTAGGCTGCAAAGCCTCCTTATCCGTTAAGATGCACGACTCCTCCGGTAAATGGGCCGTTTCTGGGTTCGTTAAAGAGCACAATCACGAGCTGGTTCCTCCCGATCAGGTCCACTGCTTGAGGTCCCACAGGCAGATCTCGGGCCCCGCCAAGGCTTTGATTGACACGTTGCAGGCCGCTGGGATGGGCCCCAGGAGGATAATGTCCGCGCTTATTAAAGAGTACGGTGGGATTAGCAAAGTGGGATTCACGGAAGTTGACTGTAGGAATTACATGAGGAACAATCGGCACAAGAGTATACAGGGAGAGATTCAGCTTCTTCTTGATTACTTGAGGCAGATGAATGCTCACAATCCAACCTTCTTTTACTCCCTCCAGGGAAGCAGCGAGGATGTTGGTAACGTGTTTTGGGCTGATCCCAAGGCTATAACGGACTTCACTTACTTTGGTGATACCGTTACGTTTGATACGACTTACAGGTCTAATAGGTATCGTTTGCCCTTTGCTCCTTTCACTGGTGTGAACCACCATGGGCAGCCGATTCTTTTCGGATGCGCGTTTATCGTTAATGAGAATGAGGCTTCCTTCGTGTGGCTTTTCAAGACTTGGCTTGCGGCGATGTCCGGACACTCTCCTGTCTCGATCACTACCGATCACGACGCGGTTATACGTGCTGCTGTGATGCAGGTTTTTCCCGAGGCTCGCCACAGGTTCTGCAAGTGGCATATTTTCAAGAAATGTCAGGAGAAGTTGTCTCATGTGTTCCTCAGGCATCCTTCTTTTGAGTCTGATTTACACAAGACTGTCAATCTGACCGACTCTGTTGAGGATTTTGAGTCGTGCTGGTTTTCGCTTCTCGACAAGTATGAGCTGAGGGATCATGACTGGCTACGAGCGTTGTACTCTGATCGACGCCAGTGGGTTCCTGTTTATCTCCGTGATACCTTTTTCGCGGAGATGTCCTCGACTCAGCGGAGTGACAGTATCAACTCGTATTTTGATGGTTACATCAACGCTTCGACCAATCTGAGCCAGTTCTTTAAGCTGTACGAGAAAGCTTTGGAGAGCCGTCTCGAGAAAGAAGTTAAAGCGGATTACGATACGATGAACTCGCCTCCCGTTCTGAAGACTCCATCTCCCATGGAGAAGCAGGCGTCTGAGCTTTACACGAGGAAACTGTTTACGAGATTCCAGGAGGAGCTTGTGGGGACTTTGACTTTCATGGCGTCCAAAGCTGATGACGATGGGGATCTCGGTACCTACCAGGTTGCGAAGTACGGAGAGACGAACAAGGCTCTTTGCGTTAAGTTCAACATCTTGGAGATGAGAGCGAACTGCAGTTGCCAGATGTTTGAGTTCTCTGGGATCGTGTGTAGACATATATTGGCGGTCTTCCGTGTCACCAATCTCCTTACGCTTCCGCCTTACTATATCCTAAAGAGATGGACTAGAAATGCCAAGAGCAGTGTTATATTCGATGACTATGGTTTGCATGCGTATGATAATTACTTGGAGTCTCATACTGTCCGGTACAACACCTTACGCCACAAAGCTTTTAGTTTTGTGCAAGAAGCGGGGAAATCTCTGTATACTTGTGACGTCGCTCTAGTTGCTCTGCAAGAAGCTGCCAAGACTGTGTCCTTGGAAATGAAAAATGAAGTTAGGAGAACTATGGCTAACGGGCATGTTAAAGGGAGCTCTGCAAGTGGTGGAGAACAGGTACTCCGCAATGAGGACTCTCAGCAAGATGAGCCGGAG GATGAAATGGACAAGAAGATTATTGAGCTCAGAAACGAGCTGGAATTAGCAAACAGGAGATGTGAAGCCTACAGGACTAACCTACTTTCGGTCTTGAAAGAAATGGAAGATCAAAAGTTACAGGTGTCCATCAAAGTGCAGAACATCAAAATCAGCTTAAAGGATAGTCTGTGA
- the LOC106332607 gene encoding 60S ribosomal protein L35-2, which produces MARIKVHELREKSKTDLSTQLKDFKAELALLRVAKVTGGAPNKLSKIKVVRKSIAQVLTVISQKQKLALREAYKTKKFLPLDLRPKKTRAIRRRLTKHQASLKTEREKKKEMYFPIRKYAIKV; this is translated from the exons ATGG CAAGGATCAAGGTTCATGAGCTGAGAGAGAAATCAAAAACGGATCTTTCCACTCAGTTGAAAGATTTCAAGGCCGAGCTAGCTCTTCTCCGCGTCGCCAAGGTCACTGGAGGTGCTCCCAACAAGCTCTCTAAGAT CAAGGTGGTGAGGAAATCAATCGCTCAGGTGTTGACAGTGATCTCACAGAAGCAGAAGCTTGCTCTGAGAGAGGCGTATAAGACCAAGAAGTTTTTGCCTCTTGATCTTCGTCCCAAGAAGACTAGAGCTATCAGGAGGAGACTCACCAAGCATCAG GCATCGCTGAAGACAGAAAGGGAGAAGAAGAAAGAAATGTACTTTCCAATTAGAAAGTATGCTATTAAGGTGTAA
- the LOC106328522 gene encoding dirigent protein 9, producing the protein MAKALHITIILFLIASNLLASINSARLLDEIQPQSQLVPTGQLPNVAPAEAEEEPAPATTLPAGPAGGGHEPLLEFFMHDVLGGSHPSARVVTGIVAQTEVNGIPFSKASNSIFPVDNGVPLVNSNNINSVINPNTAPLLTGLGGAQTTTVIQNTNGNSNDALSTNSLPFVTAGNLPPGAALQHLMFGTITVVDDELTESHELGSAVIGKAQGFYLASSLDGTSQTLSLTVLLDREHDHHDTLDDAISFFGVHRTASHASQIAVIGGTGKFEHAKGYAIVETLHNQNNQHITDGQDTILHFSVYLTYKA; encoded by the coding sequence ATGGCCAAAGCTCTTCACATAACAATAATTCTCTTCCTCATAGCATCCAATCTCCTAGCATCTATCAACTCAGCTAGACTTCTTGATGAGATTCAACCTCAGTCTCAGTTGGTCCCTACAGGCCAACTCCCCAACGTGGCTCCAGCCGAAGCTGAGGAAGAACCTGCACCAGCAACTACACTCCCGGCTGGTCCAGCAGGGGGTGGACACGAGCCGTTACTAGAGTTCTTTATGCACGACGTGCTAGGAGGGTCACACCCATCAGCTCGTGTGGTCACAGGAATAGTAGCACAAACCGAAGTAAACGGGATACCATTCTCAAAGGCCAGCAACAGCATCTTCCCTGTAGACAACGGAGTCCCACTAGTCAACTCAAACAACATCAACAGTGTCATCAACCCAAACACAGCTCCACTTCTCACCGGCCTTGGCGGTGCTCAAACCACCACCGTGATCCAAAACACCAACGGCAACTCCAACGACGCCCTCAGCACCAACAGCCTCCCATTTGTAACCGCGGGAAACCTCCCTCCAGGTGCTGCACTCCAGCATCTCATGTTCGGTACCATAACCGTTGTGGACGATGAGCTAACCGAGAGCCACGAGCTCGGGTCAGCGGTTATAGGGAAGGCTCAAGGGTTTTACCTAGCCAGTTCCTTGGATGGGACTAGCCAGACTCTTTCTCTGACCGTGTTGCTAGACAGAGAGCATGATCACCATGACACTTTGGATGATGCCATTAGCTTCTTTGGAGTTCATAGGACTGCCTCTCATGCCTCTCAGATTGCGGTTATTGGTGGGACGGGGAAGTTTGAGCATGCTAAAGGGTATGCTATAGTGGAAACTCTGCATAATCAGAACAATCAGCATATCACTGATGGTCAAGACACCATCCTCCATTTCAGTGTTTACCTCACCTACAAAGCTTGA